TTTCCAGCCGGAGGAGATGAGAACGTCGTCGCCGGTGATCGGAGATTTTCACTGTCTCTTGCTGTGATGGAAGATAATCTCAAAACAGGGGTTGACGACGAAGGAGAGGTTAGAATCGAAGTATTGGATGAGGAGATAGGATCAAGAGGTGATCGGAGATCAACGTCTTCGGTGGCGTCATCAGCATCCAGTTCGTTGATGAGGATGTTGAGTAGTAGAAGTAGACCGGAGTGTAACAAGTTGTTCCCGTCGGCGACGACGCAAGATTCCTCTCCgtaacaataaaatatactataaacAATTGTCTTGCAAACAGTTTtggaaatgtaaaataaataaacaaatccCTGTAgtaatttagtttattaaagCGTTGGTTGAAGAAGCTAATGATTCTTTTTTGTCCATGCAAATCAATACTTCTGCAACTAAAAGGCAAAACCTTAAGTTCATGTATCTTAATTCTTAAAAATTGTCTTATCATTTCTATGGGATCACATGTAAAATCTACAGCTTTGATGAGATGTGACAGAATCTCAGAGGGCTACATCACTCACCTGGCAGTTGAGGTCAAAGCATCTACTGTTTTACTCATTGTTTCAAACTGTAAACTATGCTTTTTATTCttggcatcttcttcttctaccttccaaatgatttcatattcagtaGGACACCATTCTTTTTGCAGTGTTATAAAGACCAGTCGTTTTCATACACATACATAGAATAAACTAAGAGATGGAGGGAGAAAACGAGTGATGAATTAAGAAAGACGTTAACTTTGTAGTGACCACAACATGTACGATATTTTAGAGTTCAATCAAAGTAAGAATTTTCCACATCAAATAAGCTGAGAGGTTGTTTTCAGATGGTCTACTTCTTTTATTAGCTTACTCTTTTATCATTTCTCGACATGACCCTGAAACCTCTCACGTTATTCAATCCAATATCCCCAAAGACAAAACCTAAACTATTCATTCTCAAATAAAGAAGATAAGGTGCAGAGATATGTGTGGTCACACAATGGGAAACCAAAAACAGGCAATGATAGATATAGCCAGTGATGAGGTTGCTAAGCTTTCTTCCAACAAGGTGAATCTACAAAGTTTATCTGATACTAGTTTGCAAGGTGAATATACCCATTGTACCCAAAGAGTCATTTCATTTCAATCTGTAGACTGACATGCCAAGGCTGATAACCTGGTGaaataacaatattataaaCCTCAGCTACttactttttctctttttgtgcACACTGAATATAAACCACGGATTCATACCAATCCGGTCTGAGGCAGTTACTAGCCACATTGCAGTTCAGCATAAGCCTCTCCTAGGTTGTCCTCCTTCAAGCCCTTTTCACGTTCTCTTCAAAACCAGGTGGACCACTTGCTAACTGGTTATCACTTGGGTTGCGTCGTGAGCTCCGCTTCTGGGAAGCAGTTGTGCTCCTGGTCGCCTTGGCGCGAGCCTTTCTTCCCTATTACGTAACcgccaaaagaaaaaacaaaaaatcaagaaCCAGACGctcaaaaaaacaacaacacatTTTGTAGTAAGAGTATCTCTCAATAAGATCTCACCTTCCCCATGCATCTTTCCAAATGAGGAGCAAACCTCCCCGCAACGATCTGTCTCCCACAGTTCATACAGTTGAAAACTTCAGTAGCTACAGGAGGGTGACTCTGACCAAATATATCAACAACGTATTTAGTGTTGGCCTCTAGGTTGTTGCTAGGATCAGCAACCTTGGCACGAGCTTCCACTGATAACCTCAGCTCTTCTTCTACTACCTCCAAGTCTCGATCAAGCCCTAGTCTTGCTATCCGGTGACACTCGGATGCCACGTCAGCAATCACTGAGTCCACAAGATCAAGAAAAACCTGGGACGAGAGCTGATCATGGGAAGATTTATTATCCTCTGCGTTAGACATTGAATCCTCTCTCTAAACACGAGAATGCTCTGCGAAAACAAACAAATCGTAAGAAGAAGGTGACTACGATTAGAGTCTGCATCCCTATCACGAGCACTAGAAAAGCGAGTTTCCTCAGAGAAGATGAAACTCTAACAAATTCGAACCGAACAATCGAGAGGGATTTTTCAATAAAGGCGATTTCACTATCTAACAGATGAGCTCGGGGAGATTCTTAATCGATTTTTACAGAATAACGAAAATCGCAATGGAATTAGAAAGCTTACAGTTCACGGCTGAGTCGCGGCGGCGGTGAAACGGAGGAGGGAGGTAAGAAATTTTCGCCTTTTGGATCTCTCGTGAAAACTTCACTCAACGGAGAAACAAGGAATCATGAGCTGGCTACCACAGCACTAATTCTGTTGAACGGCAagcgttttttttctttaacatatCAAAACGGCACGATGTTCGTTAACGCGGGGTCCTCCTCGTGTCGTACGTAATTTGGGTTATAATATGTATGAAAAGCCCATCTTTGGTTCATTTAACTCTCGATCGGCTTGTGTAACTTGGTTTTGAGGTAACCTGTAATGGTAACTTCGACGATGGAAGCCTTAAGTTGGCGAGTGACTTCCCTTCATAAGAGACAGACACTACACGACGCATGGTGAGATCTTGACCATACTTGTTGTTATAAGCTTCACCGTTTTTCTCTTGTTGCTTCCTTGTATGAAGCGCCTTACACTCACCAGTCCCACTtgacagaaacagaaacagGACAGTCTTGAAATTTAGcaaaaacattaataatattttgtatttttacacTTCATATAAATCTATGTTTATGTATTAACTTTCAGAATTTTGGATGCCTAAAGCCAATGTTTCAATGAGCTATGTACAAGACCGGCTTTGGCTCTGGTGAGAAGACGCTTCTTTAGAGTGTAAGAGTTGCTTTCAAAATAGCCACAGGTCAAACCAACAACAAACAAGCATATGTATTGAGTTTCTAGTAGAAATCGTAGAAGCATAGTGTCACTATATTCTACACTACATTACAACAGTGCACCCAACTGCAGTTACAGCTGAAAAAATAAGATCGTCtacagaaacaacaacaacaacaatatgaGGTTATTCACTAACAAGTGGGAACTAAGAATGTAGATTTACTTCAGAGGCAGTCAAACTCGATGACTCTGTAGTTGATGATACAGGGGAAGAGACTCAGTGCTGCTATTAGAAGAGTAGAGTACCGAGCAAGGCAGAGGTTAAGGAAACAGTGAGATTGTCGTCAATGTCGGTGCTTATGGGGAGTGATTCCACAAAAGCCGATGCTAtagagatgatgaagaagcgAATAATCATATCCCACCCGCTATTCTGGATGTAACCAAATGAAGCAAAGTAGTACATATACGCAACGGATGCTGAGAACCCTGCGATGGCCATCCCAATGCTACCAGCTACTGACTTGTTTCTGTTGTAAGGAAGCTTCTCTGTTCCAAGCCGCCTCCCAACAATGTCAGCCATGCCTTTAAACATAATGTAAGGACAAAAGAGTGTATAGGACGTCATCATCCAATGGATTCAACTTGACAATACAAAAAAGGTTGAAAAAATATTACTGAAATAGAAACAGAGCTAAGCTGTACGTACCATCTCCAGCACAGAGGTTGCATATCACTGCAATGGCTATTGGAGATGTCTTCCAATAGAAGATACACGCCGATGTGATGGAGAGTGCATAATAAAGCGGTCCCTTGAGTAGTTCCCTGACAATCCATAGACACTTTGTGAAATGACAAAAAGAAGATATTATGTGCAGGTATtatgtcagaaaaaaaaaacacacaggTAAACCTGCGATCACCGTGTCTGCTCATAGACTTGATAGTTCCTTCGTCTTGGTAGACACCAAGGCCCAGGAGCAGCATCCTTATTATATTAAGTCCAGGTATAAGAGAAGCAAAAAGCGCTCCTTGGAGTCCAGAACTGAAATAATAGATGGTTGTAGTTGAGTGAAGTGATAGAAGAGCCAAAGATGCAGTGGTCAAATTGGATTAAATGTTTGATAGGAAGTAAGTATTACCTGAAGAGCGGCCAGCAAAGCATAAAAACAAGGCCAATGTTTATGTGCACAAGCTTCCTGATGAGTttctggcaaaaaaaaaaaaagaatcatgaaaatgGTATTGGTCAGTCACATATTATGCCTAAAAAAACCAAGTCCTTACTCTGTTCTGTCCTAAAGCAGAGACAAGACAAGACTACGTATTAATTGGCTATTACAGAACAAAGCACAAAGGACTTATCACATCATACAGAGTCAACTACGTTTATAAACGTAAGAGGTAAATATATATGTGACCTGGTCCAAGATGCCGCGCTTGCCAATCTCTCCCCAGAAACCGAGGCACGAGAAAGCGACGACGCCGGAGATTCCGGTGGCGCAGACATCTGAGAGTACTGTGTTTTCCGGAAACATTAGGGCGGCGAGTGGAGACGTTAGACTCCGAGGATGATACGTGGAGGTTGTTGATTTAAAACTTGTCGCGATTCGAAGATTCAGGAACCGTGGAATCCGAGAGAAGAAGCAAGGGACGGCgagagaggaagaggatgaagaagagtcAACGGCAAGCGGAGATGATGAAATGAGAGAGAAGCTCTTCTTTGTATACATTTTCTCTGCAAATCCCAACGAACAACCTTTTTCTAATCTAATAGGTGTACTATTTCAATTGCATTAAATAAACGTACTGATTGGTTGTTAGTTACCGCTGAAGCACACAAAAGTTTGGTAGTACATTATTTATTTCCCTAAAAGGTGtgaattgttttgttttgttttctcttcgAAGAGTGTTTGTGGGGCAATCTAACGATTTTTActgtttacaaaattaattaataacataaattcttATTAAATGAATCGAGATTAGTGACTGGAACTCAGCAGCAGAGCAGCTTAGTTCATGTGTTTTAGAAAGGTCCATCATCATTCGGATTTTTCAAGTGATATTGAAACAATACTTGTTTAGAACCAAACAAATTagagaaagaacaaaaataaacgaAGAGACTCACATAATGgctattaaattttgataaaagaCACTCACATAAATTTTGATAGAGACACTTGTTTCTTTCTTGGTCACTCAAAACTTCTATGGCGCGGATGGAGTTAGTGAGATGCAAAAAATGGATTtggttagtttcaaaaaaaaaagcaaatggaTTTGGTTTTGTCTCTCATCATTACCATTTCCCTGGCTCTTCCGTTTACTGGGAGCTGCAGTAGCCATGTTTACAGCAGCAGGAGTGATTTCCCTGAGGGCTTCGCTTTCGGCTCCGGTGCTTCGTCTTATCAGGTCCGTTATTTCGGTTCAGCTTGTAACTCtagagaagaaaataaaatgtttaatgGTTTCTGACAGTGGGAAGGTGCTGCTGATGAAGACGGGAGAAAGCCGAGCATCTGGGATACCTTCGTTCATTCTCGTAAGGCCTTTTTTTGGTG
The nucleotide sequence above comes from Raphanus sativus cultivar WK10039 unplaced genomic scaffold, ASM80110v3 Scaffold0596, whole genome shotgun sequence. Encoded proteins:
- the LOC130502589 gene encoding SAGA-associated factor 11-like → MSNAEDNKSSHDQLSSQVFLDLVDSVIADVASECHRIARLGLDRDLEVVEEELRLSVEARAKVADPSNNLEANTKYVVDIFGQSHPPVATEVFNCMNCGRQIVAGRFAPHLERCMGKGRKARAKATRSTTASQKRSSRRNPSDNQLASGPPGFEENVKRA
- the LOC130502590 gene encoding farnesol kinase, chloroplastic-like, which translates into the protein MYTKKSFSLISSSPLAVDSSSSSSSLAVPCFFSRIPRFLNLRIATSFKSTTSTYHPRSLTSPLAALMFPENTVLSDVCATGISGVVAFSCLGFWGEIGKRGILDQKLIRKLVHINIGLVFMLCWPLFSSGLQGALFASLIPGLNIIRMLLLGLGVYQDEGTIKSMSRHGDRRELLKGPLYYALSITSACIFYWKTSPIAIAVICNLCAGDGMADIVGRRLGTEKLPYNRNKSVAGSIGMAIAGFSASVAYMYYFASFGYIQNSGWDMIIRFFIISIASAFVESLPISTDIDDNLTVSLTSALLGTLLF